The following proteins come from a genomic window of Bradyrhizobium paxllaeri:
- a CDS encoding M48 family metallopeptidase: MNSEASIPSTSTLDGSAAYFDGASSRRRTVTLRLADQLEIVEGEQTLAAWAYADIRRVDSPAGVLRVSCLTAPALARLEVRDTALASELVARCASIDDHMIGRRGVATIVGWSLAAAVSIVAVVLFGVPLLADRLTPLVPEAFERRLGDVADSQIKKMFDARDCDNPAGQKAFTKLVTALRESAGLDTSVQSGVLSSSIPNAFALPGGKVYVFDGLLAKAENADEIAGVLAHELGHLKHRDSMRGLIHNGGTSFLIGLLFGDITGSSALIFGSRTLVTSSHSREAEHNADSFAIDVMHRLGRPAKPTGELLLRVTGKEGKGLSIISTHPLSEDRLARMSRQDPPASKPPLLTAEEWKALKSICSAKI; the protein is encoded by the coding sequence ATGAATAGCGAAGCGTCAATTCCCTCAACATCGACCCTCGACGGTTCGGCGGCCTATTTCGACGGCGCGTCGAGCCGGCGGCGCACTGTGACGCTCCGCCTTGCCGACCAGCTCGAAATCGTCGAGGGCGAACAAACGCTGGCAGCGTGGGCCTATGCCGATATCCGCCGCGTCGACAGTCCGGCCGGCGTGCTGCGCGTGAGCTGCCTGACGGCGCCTGCGTTGGCGCGGCTGGAGGTTCGCGACACCGCCCTTGCGAGCGAGCTCGTCGCGCGCTGCGCCAGCATCGACGACCACATGATCGGCCGCCGCGGCGTCGCTACCATCGTCGGCTGGTCGCTCGCGGCAGCGGTATCGATCGTTGCCGTGGTGTTGTTCGGGGTGCCGCTGCTGGCCGACCGGCTCACGCCGCTGGTGCCGGAAGCGTTCGAGCGGCGGCTCGGTGACGTCGCCGACAGCCAGATCAAGAAGATGTTCGATGCCAGGGACTGCGACAACCCCGCCGGGCAGAAGGCGTTCACCAAGCTCGTCACTGCGCTTCGCGAATCCGCGGGCCTCGACACCTCTGTGCAGTCTGGCGTGCTGTCGAGCTCGATTCCGAATGCCTTCGCGCTGCCCGGCGGCAAGGTCTATGTGTTCGACGGGCTGTTGGCGAAGGCCGAGAACGCCGACGAGATCGCGGGCGTGCTGGCGCACGAACTCGGCCACCTCAAGCATCGCGACAGCATGCGCGGACTGATCCACAATGGCGGCACGTCGTTCCTGATCGGGCTGTTGTTCGGCGACATCACCGGCTCCAGCGCGCTGATCTTCGGCTCGCGCACGCTGGTGACGTCGTCGCATTCACGCGAGGCCGAGCATAACGCCGACAGCTTCGCGATCGACGTCATGCACCGGCTCGGCCGGCCGGCGAAGCCGACCGGGGAATTGCTGCTTCGCGTGACCGGCAAGGAAGGCAAGGGCCTTTCCATTATCTCCACCCATCCCCTGAGCGAGGATCGGCTGGCGCGGATGAGCCGGCAGGACCCGCCGGCCAGCAAACCGCCGCTGCTGACGGCAGAGGAATGGAAGGCGCTCAAATCGATCTGCAGCGCCAAGATCTAG
- a CDS encoding M20/M25/M40 family metallo-hydrolase → MTFTRSILAIAIVAVAQHALTQQVWAQAAPAPDLEAILANPRIVKTLDDIKADDERTFAEQKRITEIPAPPFKEKVRAEYYQKRMQELGFKDTSIDAEGNVIALRKGSGGGRPKLVVSAHLDTVFPEGTDVTVKEKDGAIIAPGIGDDSRGLAAMLSLIKVMNENRIATVGDILFVGTVGEEELGNLRGVKALFRDHTDIDGFISIDGLGITRVVNQATGSHRYEFTFKGPGGHSFQEFGLPSATHAMGRAIAKISELQPPSDPKTTFTVGTVTGGTSVNAIAAEARMAVDMRSNSTEELLKLEARLLELVKEAVADENARWKSDKMTVEAKLIGDRPAGIVPMDSPIVQATQRTVAAVTKGPRPTFAGSSTDSNIAMSLGIPAVTIGGGGEGGNWHSRNEWYKPTNAWYGPQNALLTVLILTGVDGVTKPALAVRKAAK, encoded by the coding sequence ATGACATTCACTCGATCGATCCTGGCCATCGCAATCGTCGCCGTCGCGCAACATGCGCTGACGCAGCAAGTGTGGGCGCAAGCGGCTCCCGCGCCGGATCTGGAAGCCATTCTGGCCAATCCCAGAATCGTCAAGACGCTCGACGACATCAAGGCCGACGACGAGCGGACCTTTGCCGAGCAAAAGCGCATCACCGAAATCCCGGCGCCGCCGTTCAAGGAGAAAGTCCGCGCCGAATATTATCAGAAGCGGATGCAGGAGCTCGGCTTCAAGGACACGTCGATCGACGCGGAAGGCAATGTGATCGCGCTGCGCAAGGGCAGCGGCGGCGGCCGGCCCAAGCTCGTGGTGTCGGCGCATCTCGACACGGTGTTCCCCGAAGGCACCGACGTCACCGTGAAGGAGAAGGACGGTGCGATCATCGCGCCCGGCATCGGCGACGATTCGCGCGGGCTGGCGGCGATGCTGTCGCTGATCAAAGTGATGAACGAAAACAGGATTGCGACCGTCGGCGATATTCTGTTCGTTGGCACGGTGGGTGAAGAAGAGCTCGGCAATCTTCGCGGCGTAAAGGCGCTGTTCCGCGATCACACCGATATTGACGGCTTCATCTCGATCGACGGGCTCGGCATTACGCGGGTCGTCAACCAGGCGACCGGCAGCCATCGCTACGAGTTCACGTTCAAGGGGCCCGGCGGCCACTCGTTCCAGGAGTTCGGATTGCCGAGCGCGACGCATGCGATGGGCCGGGCGATCGCAAAGATCTCGGAGCTGCAGCCGCCCTCCGACCCCAAGACCACCTTTACCGTCGGCACGGTGACCGGCGGCACCTCGGTCAACGCCATCGCGGCGGAAGCGCGGATGGCCGTCGACATGCGCTCGAACTCGACCGAGGAACTCCTGAAGCTCGAGGCGCGGCTGCTCGAACTCGTGAAGGAAGCGGTAGCAGATGAAAACGCGCGCTGGAAATCCGACAAGATGACGGTGGAGGCAAAGCTGATCGGCGACCGCCCGGCGGGCATCGTGCCGATGGATTCGCCGATCGTGCAGGCGACGCAGCGCACGGTCGCGGCCGTCACCAAGGGGCCGCGCCCGACCTTCGCCGGCTCTTCGACCGACTCCAACATCGCGATGTCGCTCGGCATTCCCGCCGTGACCATCGGCGGTGGCGGCGAGGGCGGCAACTGGCACTCGCGCAATGAATGGTACAAGCCGACCAATGCCTGGTACGGCCCGCAGAACGCGCTGCTGACCGTCCTGATCCTGACCGGGGTCGACGGCGTGACCAAACCGGCGCTGGCGGTGCGAAAAGCCGCCAAATAG
- a CDS encoding isovaleryl-CoA dehydrogenase yields MIPNAQRMFNFDLGETADAIRETVFSFSQNEIAPRADEIDRSNQFPRDLWPRIGALGLHGITVEEEYGGAGLGYLEHCIAVEEMSRASAAVGLSYGAHSNLCVNQIRRNGNESQKRKYLPKLISGEHVGSLAMSEPGAGSDVVSMKTRADRKGDRFILNGNKMWITNGPVADTLVVYAKTDPNAGPRGMTAFIIEKGMKGFSTAQKLDKLGMRGSDTCELVFEDCEVPEENVLSEVGRGVNVLMSGLDYERAVLAAGPIGIMQACMDVVLPYVHERKQFGEPIGTFQLVQGKIADMYTTMNASRAYVYAVAKACDRGETTREDAAGAILYAAEKATQCALDAIQLLGGNGYINDYPTGRLLRDAKLYEIGAGTSEIRRMLIGRELFEKTA; encoded by the coding sequence ATGATTCCCAACGCACAACGGATGTTCAATTTCGACCTCGGCGAGACCGCGGATGCGATCCGCGAGACGGTGTTTTCGTTTTCGCAGAACGAAATTGCACCGCGCGCCGACGAGATCGACCGCAGCAACCAGTTCCCCCGCGACCTCTGGCCCAGGATCGGCGCGCTCGGCCTGCACGGCATCACGGTCGAGGAGGAATATGGCGGCGCCGGCCTCGGCTATCTCGAGCACTGCATCGCGGTGGAAGAGATGTCGCGGGCCTCGGCCGCGGTCGGCCTGTCCTACGGCGCCCATTCCAACCTCTGCGTCAACCAGATCCGCCGCAACGGTAATGAATCACAGAAGCGGAAATACCTGCCGAAGCTGATCTCCGGCGAGCATGTCGGCTCGCTCGCGATGTCGGAGCCCGGCGCCGGCTCGGACGTGGTCTCGATGAAGACGCGCGCCGACAGGAAAGGCGACCGCTTCATCCTCAACGGCAACAAGATGTGGATCACCAACGGTCCGGTGGCGGATACGCTGGTCGTTTACGCCAAGACCGATCCCAATGCCGGCCCGCGCGGCATGACCGCCTTCATCATCGAAAAGGGCATGAAGGGATTTTCCACCGCGCAAAAACTCGACAAGCTCGGGATGCGCGGCTCCGACACCTGCGAACTGGTGTTCGAGGATTGCGAGGTGCCGGAGGAGAATGTGCTGAGCGAGGTCGGCCGCGGCGTCAACGTGCTGATGAGTGGCCTCGACTATGAGCGCGCGGTGCTGGCGGCGGGCCCGATCGGTATCATGCAGGCCTGCATGGACGTGGTGCTGCCTTACGTGCACGAGCGCAAGCAGTTCGGCGAGCCGATCGGCACGTTCCAACTAGTGCAGGGCAAGATCGCCGACATGTACACCACCATGAACGCCTCGCGCGCCTATGTGTACGCAGTGGCAAAAGCCTGCGACCGCGGCGAGACCACGCGCGAGGATGCGGCCGGCGCCATTCTCTACGCCGCGGAGAAAGCCACGCAATGCGCGCTCGACGCCATCCAGCTGCTCGGCGGCAATGGCTACATCAACGACTATCCGACCGGGCGATTGCTGCGCGACGCCAAACTCTACGAGATCGGCGCCGGCACCAGCGAAATCCGCCGCATGCTGATCGGGCGGGAACTGTTCGAAAAGACGGCGTAA
- a CDS encoding LysR family transcriptional regulator: protein MNDLPRIQALRCFITVAREGTVSRAATLLHLTQPAVSLQLKGLEENTGLQLFNRTPGGFTLTEAGAALLPLAHRTVSASADFRTAADSLRESLRGTLRVGTIQDPESIRLGLFVRSLATSSKKTEVFLRYGMTGDVLAQIGRGELDVGYYVDATPPECLASGLLSERAIDDGKMQLMPLMRFDYRVIAPREWSDKVLGKDWGDLADLPWIATPYDSAHRRLLDDVFRPTGSLPKRVAFADQEEAMIDFVESGDCLSLARDCVLDRTAPKRNIVIADKVSLTCDLSFACLASRRHEPMISQAFAAMQAVWDLKPAGAASTPIEAARSRKSARR from the coding sequence ATGAACGACCTGCCTCGAATCCAGGCCTTGCGCTGCTTCATCACCGTGGCCCGTGAAGGCACGGTGTCGCGCGCGGCCACGCTGCTGCACCTCACCCAGCCTGCCGTCAGCCTGCAGCTGAAGGGCCTGGAGGAGAACACCGGGCTGCAGCTTTTCAACCGGACGCCGGGCGGCTTTACCCTGACGGAGGCGGGCGCCGCCCTGCTGCCGCTGGCGCACCGGACGGTATCGGCCTCGGCAGATTTCAGGACGGCGGCGGATTCCTTGCGCGAATCTCTGCGCGGCACGCTGCGCGTCGGCACGATCCAGGATCCCGAGTCGATCCGGCTCGGCCTGTTCGTGCGAAGCCTCGCCACTTCCTCGAAGAAGACCGAGGTTTTCCTTCGCTACGGCATGACCGGCGACGTGCTGGCACAGATCGGCAGGGGCGAACTCGACGTCGGATATTATGTCGATGCCACGCCGCCCGAATGCCTCGCGTCGGGGCTGCTGTCCGAACGGGCCATCGACGACGGCAAGATGCAGCTCATGCCGCTGATGCGCTTCGATTACCGCGTGATCGCGCCGCGCGAATGGAGCGACAAGGTGTTGGGCAAGGATTGGGGCGACCTCGCCGACCTGCCGTGGATTGCGACGCCATATGACTCGGCGCATCGACGGCTGCTCGACGACGTGTTCCGGCCGACGGGCTCATTGCCAAAGCGCGTCGCCTTCGCCGATCAGGAAGAAGCCATGATCGACTTCGTCGAATCCGGCGACTGCCTCAGCCTCGCCCGCGACTGCGTGCTCGACCGCACCGCGCCGAAACGGAATATCGTCATCGCCGACAAGGTGTCGCTGACCTGTGACCTCAGCTTCGCCTGCCTGGCATCGCGGCGCCACGAGCCGATGATCTCTCAGGCCTTCGCGGCCATGCAGGCGGTATGGGATTTGAAGCCGGCCGGTGCCGCGTCCACGCCGATCGAAGCGGCAAGGTCGCGAAAAAGCGCCCGAAGGTAG
- a CDS encoding acetolactate synthase large subunit, protein MNGAESLVRTLVAGGVDVCFTNPGTSEMHFVAALDRVEGMRCVLGLFEGVVTGAADGYYRMKGTPASTLLHLGPGLANGLANLHNAKKANSGIVNIVGQHATYHIGYNAPLTSDIEGLARPMSSWVRTSPDAKSVAADGAAAIAAAKSSPAQIATLILPADTAWNEADGIAQVPDDNQRASYSAQAVDHAAKVLRNGGASTLLLMTGSALTEHGLALAAQIAGKTGCKVMGQTYNPRMARGKGRFSIDRIPYVIEQALPILKDFKNIVLVEANDPVAFFAYPNKPSMLKPQGCEVHRMTTGAENSVAALEALAGALHAQPSDRKPQKMVELAKPTGALTHASIAQAIAMAIPENAIVVDESVTTGRGFFPPTAAAAPHDWLQNMGGSIGFSTPVATGAAVACPDRKVICMVGDGSAMYTLQSLWTQAREGLNVVTIVFANKIYQILRGEFDGVGAGEPGQRALDMLKIDRPDLDFVALAKGMGVPARAVANADDFNKALAEAVAEPGPRLIEVQM, encoded by the coding sequence ATGAACGGTGCGGAAAGTCTGGTGCGGACATTGGTCGCAGGCGGCGTAGATGTCTGCTTCACCAATCCCGGCACCTCGGAGATGCATTTCGTCGCCGCACTGGACCGGGTCGAGGGGATGCGCTGCGTGCTCGGCCTGTTCGAGGGCGTGGTGACGGGCGCCGCCGACGGCTATTACCGCATGAAGGGTACGCCAGCCTCGACGCTGCTGCATCTCGGCCCTGGCCTCGCCAATGGTCTGGCCAATCTCCATAACGCCAAGAAGGCCAATTCCGGCATCGTCAACATCGTCGGCCAGCACGCGACCTATCACATTGGTTACAACGCCCCGCTGACGTCAGACATCGAGGGGCTGGCGCGGCCGATGTCGTCCTGGGTGCGGACCTCCCCGGATGCCAAGTCGGTCGCCGCCGACGGCGCCGCCGCCATCGCCGCCGCCAAGAGTTCGCCGGCACAGATCGCCACCCTGATCCTGCCCGCCGATACCGCCTGGAACGAGGCCGACGGCATCGCGCAGGTGCCTGATGACAATCAGCGCGCCAGCTACTCCGCACAGGCTGTCGACCACGCCGCCAAAGTGCTGCGCAACGGCGGCGCGTCGACGCTGCTGTTGATGACCGGCAGCGCGCTGACCGAGCACGGGCTGGCATTGGCCGCCCAGATCGCGGGCAAGACCGGCTGCAAGGTGATGGGCCAGACCTACAATCCCCGCATGGCGCGCGGCAAGGGCCGCTTCTCGATCGACCGCATCCCCTACGTGATCGAGCAGGCGCTGCCGATCCTGAAAGACTTCAAGAACATCGTGCTGGTCGAGGCCAACGATCCCGTGGCGTTCTTCGCCTATCCGAACAAGCCGAGCATGCTCAAACCCCAGGGCTGCGAGGTGCATCGCATGACCACGGGCGCCGAAAATTCCGTCGCCGCCCTGGAGGCGCTGGCCGGTGCGCTGCATGCGCAGCCGTCCGATCGGAAGCCGCAGAAAATGGTCGAACTCGCCAAGCCGACCGGCGCGCTGACGCATGCCTCGATCGCGCAGGCGATCGCAATGGCGATCCCGGAAAACGCCATCGTGGTCGATGAATCCGTCACCACCGGCCGCGGCTTCTTTCCGCCGACGGCGGCCGCCGCTCCGCACGACTGGCTGCAGAACATGGGCGGCTCGATCGGCTTCTCGACGCCGGTCGCAACGGGTGCCGCGGTCGCGTGCCCGGACCGCAAGGTGATCTGCATGGTCGGCGACGGCAGCGCGATGTACACGCTGCAATCGCTTTGGACACAGGCGCGCGAAGGCCTCAACGTCGTCACGATTGTATTTGCCAACAAGATCTACCAGATATTGCGTGGTGAATTCGACGGCGTCGGCGCGGGCGAGCCGGGGCAGCGGGCGCTCGACATGCTCAAGATCGACCGCCCGGACCTCGACTTCGTCGCGCTCGCCAAGGGCATGGGCGTGCCGGCGCGCGCGGTTGCCAATGCCGACGATTTCAACAAGGCGCTGGCGGAAGCCGTCGCCGAGCCTGGGCCGCGGCTGATCGAAGTGCAGATGTAA
- a CDS encoding addiction module antidote protein: MKVSKLKKFDAAEHLRTPKARAEYLSLVLADGDPAEVRDALNVVARAQGMSEVAKAAGVTREGLYKTLGAGGNPEFATVMRVIGAMGIRLSAQAADARRKKRAVA, translated from the coding sequence ATGAAAGTCAGCAAACTTAAAAAATTCGACGCCGCCGAGCACCTTCGCACCCCGAAAGCTCGCGCGGAGTATCTGAGTCTCGTTCTCGCTGACGGCGACCCTGCCGAGGTCCGTGACGCCCTCAATGTTGTTGCCAGAGCGCAGGGTATGAGCGAGGTCGCCAAGGCTGCCGGAGTGACCAGAGAGGGTCTTTATAAGACGCTCGGAGCGGGCGGCAACCCGGAGTTCGCGACCGTCATGCGGGTCATCGGCGCTATGGGTATCCGCCTTTCGGCGCAGGCGGCGGATGCAAGGCGGAAGAAGCGTGCCGTGGCGTGA
- a CDS encoding L,D-transpeptidase has product MTRAFALLFAALTMLAGAGQAQAQGLFQGFFEDSRDIMGGGPGFFRPGMPSGASPIPRQTVMFNGNYAPGTILISTAERRLYLVLGNGQAIRYGIGVGRDGFRWSGTHRISAKKEWPSWTPPAQMLRRRPDLPRHMRGGIDNPLGARAMYLGSTLYRIHGSNEPETIGQAVSSGCFRMTNEDVTDLYSRVSVGTPVVVKN; this is encoded by the coding sequence ATGACCCGGGCTTTTGCTTTGCTGTTTGCGGCGCTGACCATGCTGGCCGGGGCCGGCCAGGCGCAGGCTCAAGGTTTGTTTCAAGGCTTCTTTGAAGACTCGCGCGACATCATGGGCGGCGGCCCCGGCTTCTTCCGGCCCGGCATGCCCAGCGGAGCGAGCCCGATCCCGCGCCAGACCGTGATGTTTAACGGCAATTACGCCCCCGGCACAATTTTGATCAGCACGGCCGAGCGCAGGCTCTATCTCGTGCTCGGTAACGGCCAGGCGATACGCTATGGCATCGGTGTCGGCCGGGACGGCTTCCGCTGGAGTGGAACCCACCGCATCAGCGCAAAGAAGGAATGGCCGAGCTGGACCCCACCGGCCCAGATGCTCCGCCGCCGTCCCGACCTGCCGCGCCATATGCGCGGCGGTATCGACAATCCGCTCGGCGCGCGGGCGATGTATCTGGGATCGACGCTGTATCGCATCCACGGCTCCAACGAGCCCGAGACGATCGGACAGGCGGTCTCCTCTGGATGCTTCCGCATGACCAATGAAGACGTGACCGATCTCTACAGCCGCGTCTCGGTCGGCACGCCGGTCGTCGTGAAGAATTAG
- a CDS encoding class I SAM-dependent methyltransferase, translating to MPAPTPNPRGADFWNSTTGHAWVAQQAAISDVFTSVTSVSFSAAAAKPGEHVVDIGCGTGDTLLDFAKAVGRSGAVLGVDVSVPMLGFAKHRAAEAGYSNVSCALADATTYAFEPRWADLVYSRFGVMFFDDPVEAFSNIRSGMKPSARLVFVCFRTMPESSWFRVPVEAARPHLPAQPPADPLAPGMFSFAREERVRGILSDAGFREVALEAVDVPMHGKDIAQSIAFITQAGPLPAILENGSEEQRTRATEAVREALAANIGADGRGLQAGLWLVSALA from the coding sequence ATGCCAGCGCCAACGCCAAATCCTCGCGGAGCAGATTTTTGGAACAGCACCACGGGACATGCGTGGGTCGCGCAGCAAGCCGCGATCAGCGATGTCTTCACTTCGGTTACGAGCGTCAGTTTCAGTGCCGCAGCGGCAAAGCCTGGCGAGCATGTGGTTGATATCGGATGCGGCACCGGCGACACACTGTTGGATTTCGCAAAGGCGGTCGGCCGGTCGGGTGCCGTGTTGGGTGTCGATGTCTCGGTCCCGATGCTGGGCTTCGCCAAACACCGCGCCGCTGAAGCGGGATATAGCAACGTGTCCTGTGCCCTAGCCGACGCGACGACCTACGCCTTTGAGCCGCGTTGGGCGGATTTGGTGTATTCGCGTTTTGGCGTCATGTTTTTCGATGACCCGGTCGAGGCATTCTCCAACATCCGCAGCGGGATGAAACCGAGCGCCCGGCTGGTGTTCGTTTGTTTCCGTACTATGCCGGAGAGCTCGTGGTTTCGCGTGCCGGTCGAGGCCGCGCGGCCCCATCTGCCGGCTCAACCGCCAGCGGATCCGCTGGCACCGGGCATGTTTTCGTTTGCCCGCGAGGAGCGCGTTCGCGGAATTCTGAGTGACGCTGGGTTTCGTGAGGTCGCACTCGAGGCCGTTGACGTTCCGATGCACGGCAAGGACATCGCGCAAAGCATCGCGTTCATCACACAAGCAGGTCCTCTACCGGCAATTCTCGAGAACGGCTCGGAAGAACAACGAACGCGTGCCACCGAGGCCGTACGCGAGGCGCTCGCTGCAAACATCGGAGCTGATGGACGTGGGCTCCAGGCGGGGCTGTGGCTCGTGTCAGCGCTCGCTTGA
- a CDS encoding DUF898 family protein translates to MNEMSWPPQAPPPPPSPMPPPMPVGFSGSRGDFFHLVKRGAGLEFVTLGFYRFWLLTDIRRHLWANTLVDGDAAEYTGRGKELLIGFLVAMAILVPVYLGYFLIGLEAEHIQAFASIPLVAFFYIFGQFAIYRARRYRLTRTVWRGVRFWMSGSGWKYALYASLWGLLSAVTLGLALPWRTAALERYKMRHSFYGDLQGSFEGRGWEFFKRGWWLWLLAPIAFVVYPVAPFIYGAFKAIEWRWWLSGIRFGGVRLESSLPKSALIGLYWKVIGWIVVLGLVFSVYLGLAAALVASMSGDAFTEFFTSQEFARSIPLLVLMGIGYLVFALAMNIVIRVYLSRDLWVRVLGSVNISGIEAAANVAARGEMANALGEGFADGLDVGGF, encoded by the coding sequence ATGAATGAGATGAGCTGGCCCCCTCAGGCGCCGCCACCGCCGCCGTCGCCTATGCCGCCGCCGATGCCGGTGGGGTTTTCCGGCAGCCGCGGCGACTTTTTCCATCTGGTCAAGCGCGGCGCCGGGTTGGAATTTGTCACCCTCGGCTTTTACCGGTTCTGGCTGCTCACCGATATCCGCAGGCATCTCTGGGCCAACACCCTGGTCGACGGCGATGCCGCCGAATACACCGGCCGCGGCAAGGAATTGCTGATCGGATTTCTGGTCGCGATGGCGATCCTGGTGCCGGTCTATCTCGGTTATTTCCTGATCGGCCTCGAGGCCGAGCATATTCAGGCGTTTGCCAGTATTCCGCTGGTCGCCTTCTTCTATATCTTCGGGCAGTTCGCGATCTACCGCGCGCGGCGCTATCGGCTGACGCGCACGGTGTGGCGCGGCGTGCGGTTCTGGATGAGCGGCTCGGGATGGAAATACGCCTTGTATGCATCGCTGTGGGGCCTGTTGTCGGCGGTGACCCTTGGGCTGGCGCTGCCGTGGCGCACGGCCGCACTCGAACGCTACAAGATGCGCCATTCCTTCTACGGCGACTTGCAGGGCAGTTTCGAGGGGCGGGGCTGGGAGTTCTTCAAGCGCGGCTGGTGGCTGTGGCTGCTCGCGCCGATCGCGTTTGTGGTGTACCCGGTCGCGCCATTCATCTACGGGGCCTTCAAGGCGATCGAATGGCGCTGGTGGCTCTCGGGCATCCGGTTCGGCGGCGTGCGGCTGGAATCGTCGCTGCCCAAGAGCGCATTGATCGGCCTGTACTGGAAAGTCATCGGCTGGATCGTGGTGCTCGGATTGGTGTTCTCGGTCTATCTGGGGCTGGCGGCAGCGCTGGTCGCCAGCATGAGCGGCGATGCCTTCACCGAGTTTTTCACGTCGCAGGAATTCGCCAGGAGTATCCCGCTGCTTGTACTCATGGGCATCGGCTACCTGGTATTTGCGCTGGCGATGAATATCGTCATACGGGTCTATCTGTCGCGCGACCTCTGGGTGAGGGTGCTCGGCTCGGTCAATATCAGCGGCATCGAGGCGGCCGCCAACGTTGCCGCGCGCGGCGAGATGGCCAACGCGCTCGGCGAGGGCTTTGCCGACGGCCTCGATGTCGGCGGCTTCTAG
- a CDS encoding DUF2927 domain-containing protein, with amino-acid sequence MRTLRRFLHVRTLAAALSAAALGEILLPCTAYADLPATAQRQRGEKKIFTDNEITEGFLKIAFGAEYHLAGRVDRIRKYDGPVRVFADGSRADRKTQLAKIVADIAARVQHLDIAMTGNSEDANVQVKLVRDRDLYRTIATFYGSDRAREIRSSLDPQCLSGFRKNEKFEIEHSDVILTVDNGDFVFLDCAYEELLQSLGPINDTASVPWTMFNDNVSMGYFGVYDQYLLNLLYDPRIKPGMTVQEVKALLPDVLTDVRAWVRKVNNLP; translated from the coding sequence ATGCGCACGCTCCGCCGATTCCTCCATGTACGAACGCTAGCGGCGGCCCTGAGCGCCGCAGCACTCGGCGAGATTTTGCTGCCGTGTACGGCGTACGCCGACCTTCCCGCCACCGCGCAGCGTCAACGCGGCGAGAAAAAAATCTTCACCGATAACGAGATTACCGAAGGCTTTCTCAAGATCGCCTTCGGCGCCGAATACCATCTCGCCGGCCGCGTCGATCGCATCCGCAAATATGACGGGCCGGTGCGGGTGTTCGCCGACGGCAGCCGGGCCGACCGCAAGACGCAGCTTGCGAAAATCGTGGCCGACATCGCCGCGCGCGTTCAGCACCTCGACATCGCCATGACCGGAAACAGCGAAGACGCCAACGTGCAGGTCAAGCTGGTGCGCGACCGCGATCTCTATCGCACCATCGCGACCTTTTACGGCAGCGACCGCGCGCGCGAGATTCGTTCCTCGCTCGACCCGCAATGCCTGTCCGGTTTTCGCAAGAACGAAAAATTCGAAATCGAACACTCCGACGTGATCCTCACCGTCGACAATGGCGACTTCGTCTTCCTCGACTGCGCCTATGAGGAATTGCTGCAATCGCTGGGACCGATCAACGATACGGCGAGCGTGCCCTGGACGATGTTCAACGACAATGTGTCGATGGGCTATTTCGGCGTCTACGACCAGTATCTCCTCAACCTGCTCTATGACCCCCGGATCAAGCCCGGCATGACCGTGCAGGAGGTCAAGGCGTTGCTGCCGGACGTGCTGACCGACGTGCGCGCCTGGGTGCGCAAGGTCAACAACCTGCCGTAA
- a CDS encoding type II toxin-antitoxin system RelE/ParE family toxin, with protein MRSQSAGRIDHGPGYRVYFTRRRQTLVILLCGGDKRTQSRDIRKAMGIAEKLED; from the coding sequence ATGCGAAGTCAGTCGGCGGGTCGGATCGACCACGGCCCCGGATACCGTGTCTACTTCACCCGTCGCAGACAGACCCTTGTTATCTTGCTCTGCGGTGGCGACAAGCGCACTCAGAGCCGGGACATCAGGAAGGCAATGGGGATCGCGGAGAAATTGGAGGACTAG